The Euphorbia lathyris chromosome 2, ddEupLath1.1, whole genome shotgun sequence genome includes a window with the following:
- the LOC136216689 gene encoding probable aspartic proteinase GIP2, with amino-acid sequence MAFPSFHFILFCSTLLFLFNPSTGTSFRPKALVLPVSKDPSTKQYVAILNQRTPLVPVKLTLDLGGQYQWVDCEQGYVSSTYKPARCRSAQCSLAQSKSCITECYSSPRPGCNNDTCALLPDNTVTHTGTSGEVGQDVVSIQSTDGSNPGRVVSVPKLIFTCGATFLLEGLANGVKGMAGLGRTRISLPSQFSSAFSFDRKFAICLSSSTNGNNGVVFFGDGPYVLLPNIDVSKSLIYTPLILNPVSTASAYFEGDASSDYFIGVTSIMINGNVTVPLNKTLLKIDKEGFGGTKISTVNPYTVMETSIYQAVIKVFVKELAKVPRVSAVAPFGACFNSTFIGSTRVGPAVPQIDLVLQSNSVFWRMFGANSMVNVKKDVLCLGFVDGGVNPRTSIVIGGYQLENNLLQFDLAASKLGFSSSLLFRQTTCANFNFTSKP; translated from the coding sequence ATGGCTTTTCCCTCTTTTCACTTCATTCTTTTCTGCTCTactcttctctttctctttaatcCATCCACTGGAACATCATTCAGACCCAAAGCACTAGTCCTCCCTGTATCAAAAGATCCATCCACAAAACAATATGTAGCTATACTCAACCAAAGAACACCCCTAGTCCCAGTGAAATTAACTCTCGATCTCGGTGGTCAATATCAATGGGTTGATTGTGAACAAGGCTATGTTTCTTCCACTTACAAACCTGCACGTTGCAGGTCAGCTCAGTGTTCATTAGCTCAATCAAAGAGTTGTATCACCGAATGTTACTCTAGCCCAAGACCAGGTTGCAACAATGATACCTGTGCTTTACTTCCTGATAATACAGTCACACATACTGGAACCAGTGGCGAGGTTGGTCAAGATGTTGTGTCGATTCAATCAACGGATGGCTCGAATCCGGGCCGGGTTGTTTCGGTTCCTAAGTTGATCTTCACTTGTGGTGCAACCTTTCTTCTTGAAGGTCTTGCTAATGGTGTTAAAGGTATGGCTGGACTTGGAAGGACTCGGATTTCACTTCCTTCTCAGTTTTCTTCTGCTTTTAGTTTTGATAGGAAGTTTGCTATTTGCTTATCTTCTTCAACTAATGGTAACAACGGTGTCGTTTTCTTTGGTGATGGTCCTTATGTTTTGCTTCCAAACATTGATGTCTCTAAATCTTTGATTTACACTCCGTTAATACTTAATCCAGTAAGCACTGCCTCAGCTTATTTTGAAGGTGATGCTTCTTCTGATTATTTCATTGGGGTTACTTCTATTATGATTAATGGAAATGTTACTGTTCCATTAAACAAAACATTGTTGAAAATTGACAAAGAAGGATTTGGAGGGACCAAGATTAGTACGGTTAATCCTTACACTGTGATGGAAACTTCAATTTATCAAGCGGTTATAAAAGTGTTCGTCAAGGAGTTAGCTAAAGTGCCTAGAGTTTCAGCTGTGGCTCCTTTTGGTGCTTGTTTTAATTCAACCTTCATAGGCAGCACCCGAGTCGGGCCGGCAGTTCCTCAGATTGATCTGGTGTTGCAGAGTAACAGTGTTTTTTGGAGGATGTTTGGTGCAAATTCAATGGTAAATGTCAAAAAAGATGTGCTATGTCTTGGATTTGTTGATGGAGGTGTAAATCCAAGAACTTCTATTGTAATTGGAGGCTATCAATTGGAGAATAATCTGCTACAGTTTGATCTTGCTGCTTCAAAGCTCGGCTTCAGCTCTTCACTTCTGTTTAGACAAACTACTTGTGCCAActttaattttacttctaagCCATAA
- the LOC136219801 gene encoding probable aspartic proteinase GIP2 gives MATISKFVLFSLLICLSSSSTTSSKFTALVLPITKHPTLQYITHLTLGTPPAKIGLVLDIGGPHIWFDCINKTSYNSSTSRPGICGSAACSVAKGFCIPNRAPCDIHAQNNIFGTLGTAFVEVDKIAVHSTDGSKAGPVVTIPNIIFGCSETFSLTSLADGTKGMLGLSKERVSLPSQLSSLLNAKKFAICLPSKPNTDGVLFLGKSPYKFYPGYNTSRLIDVTSRFKYTKLHTNYQRTATARIQGPPLSEYFVKITSILVNNKPIKFNRTLLEFQRTGAGGSKITTVKPYTTFESSIYRAFVKVFDAEIISTWKVKKVEAVPPFSDCYTYGNLGMSLLGLGVPDISFVFEDKFVRWDIYGANSMVEISKDVICLGIIDGGSDVHIATYIDIGAHQLQDNLLEFDLASSRLGFTNTLLFDEIECSNFKF, from the coding sequence ATGGCTACCATATCTAAATTCGTCCTCTTTTCTCTCCTAATTTGCTTATCATCTTCTTCTACAACTTCATCAAAATTCACAGCACTAGTCCTCCCCATCACCAAACACCCAACTCTCCAATACATAACCCATCTCACATTAGGCACACCCCCAGCCAAAATAGGCCTAGTACTCGACATCGGAGGCCCTCACATCTGGTTCGATTGCATAAACAAAACATCATATAACTCATCCACTTCCAGACCCGGCATTTGCGGCTCCGCAGCATGCTCCGTCGCTAAAGGCTTCTGCATTCCCAACCGAGCCCCTTGCGACATCCACGCTCAAAACAACATCTTCGGAACTCTCGGCACCGCTTTTGTTGAGGTTGATAAAATTGCCGTCCATTCTACCGACGGCTCCAAGGCCGGTCCAGTCGTCACTATTCCTAATATCATCTTCGGTTGCTCCGAGACTTTTAGCCTCACTAGTCTCGCTGATGGCACAAAGGGAATGCTTGGATTATCAAAAGAGCGAGTTTCACTTCCTTCTCAGCTTTCTTCTTTACTGAATGCTAAAAAATTCGCCATTTGTTTGCCGTCGAAACCGAATACCGACGGGGTTCTGTTCCTCGGTAAATCTCCTTACAAATTCTACCCTGGTTATAATACGTCAAGATTAATTGATGTAACCTCGAGATTTAAGTACACGAAACTTCACACCAATTACCAAAGAACAGCAACTGCTAGAATTCAAGGACCTCCATTGTCAGAATATTTCGTCAAAATTACATCAATTTTGGTGAACAATAAGCCGATTAAATTCAACAGAACTTTGCTTGAGTTTCAAAGGACAGGAGCAGGGGGTTCTAAGATAACAACTGTGAAACCTTATACCACTTTTGAGAGTTCAATTTATAGAGCATTTGTTAAGGTGTTTGATGCTGAAATAATTTCGACATGGAAAGTGAAAAAGGTTGAAGCTGTTCCTCCTTTTTCAGATTGCTATACTTATGGAAACTTGGGTATGTCGCTTCTAGGACTTGGTGTTCCTGATATTAGTTTTGTGTTTGAGGATAAATTTGTGAGGTGGGATATTTATGGAGCTAATTCAATGGTGGAGATAAGCAAAGATGTGATTTGTTTAGGGATAATTGATGGAGGTTCAGATGTTCATATAGCAACTTATATAGATATAGGAGCACATCAACTGCAAGATAATCTTCTTGAATTTGATTTGGCTTCTTCCAGGCTTGGTTTTACTAACACTCTTCTATTTGATGAAATTGAGTGCTCTAACTTCAAGTTTTGA